In a single window of the Pirellulales bacterium genome:
- a CDS encoding DUF2971 domain-containing protein: MVVAPVDFPKRLFKYRSGTLEDIANLSNNQLWFAKVGTFNDPFDCALDVVCSEPSIETLKRMLEKQTPALVPKLDNLNDDQAAQIRIAAAGQFKESIEKKLQGFLGGVCCFSATADCLLMWGHYANGHRGFCLEFNMDRDAKLGLPPMEVDYPPDNSIPVLDTDRLMSGDLTDKELIRLWLVKSNCWAYENEWRILNKKGDVLRSYDPAALTAIYLGAKMPDDHQQVIKRLVAGTEVKVRKMTLRKGSFKLIPTDTEI; this comes from the coding sequence ATGGTGGTCGCGCCAGTAGATTTCCCCAAGCGACTCTTCAAATACCGCTCAGGTACCTTGGAAGACATCGCAAATCTATCGAACAACCAACTATGGTTTGCAAAGGTCGGTACGTTCAATGACCCTTTTGACTGCGCCCTCGACGTTGTCTGTTCGGAGCCGAGTATTGAGACACTGAAAAGGATGCTGGAAAAGCAGACTCCAGCGTTGGTTCCCAAGCTCGACAACTTGAACGATGACCAGGCCGCACAGATTCGGATAGCTGCGGCGGGGCAGTTCAAAGAGAGCATTGAGAAAAAACTACAAGGATTCCTTGGTGGAGTGTGCTGCTTTTCCGCAACTGCGGATTGTCTATTGATGTGGGGTCACTATGCCAATGGCCACCGTGGCTTTTGTCTAGAGTTCAATATGGATCGTGACGCAAAACTTGGACTTCCGCCGATGGAGGTAGATTATCCTCCCGATAATTCCATTCCCGTACTCGACACCGACCGCCTGATGAGTGGCGATCTTACCGACAAGGAATTGATTAGACTGTGGCTGGTAAAATCGAATTGCTGGGCGTACGAAAACGAATGGCGAATTCTGAATAAAAAAGGCGACGTTCTACGCAGCTACGATCCCGCTGCACTTACGGCGATCTATCTAGGTGCGAAAATGCCTGATGACCATCAGCAGGTCATCAAACGTTTAGTTGCTGGAACCGAAGTGAAGGTGCGAAAGATGACGCTGAGGAAGGGAAGTTTCAAGCTGATCCCAACGGACACTGAGATATAA